A stretch of the Staphylococcus sp. IVB6181 genome encodes the following:
- a CDS encoding CsbD family protein — protein MSEEKFEQAKGNIKETIGDATDNKDLKAEGKGDKASGKAKEVVDDVKDKANDLIDKVKGDKN, from the coding sequence GAAAAATTCGAACAAGCAAAAGGAAATATCAAAGAGACTATTGGAGATGCTACTGATAATAAGGATTTAAAGGCAGAAGGTAAAGGAGATAAAGCTTCTGGTAAAGCCAAAGAAGTAGTAGATGATGTTAAAGATAAAGCTAATGATTTGATTGATAAAGTTAAAGGAGATAAAAACTAA